Proteins encoded in a region of the Streptomyces sp. NBC_01381 genome:
- a CDS encoding response regulator transcription factor: MSEPQPVTVLIVDDHPIFRAGMATVLGDLPGITVVGEAADGAEAIAATARLLPHIVLMDLRMPGVGGLEATARITTVHPEAAVVVLTMDEDDDSVFAALRAGACGYLLKEADGADIHRALLGAARGEAVFGPRIAQRVLAHFASPHAARDTLPFPHLTDRERQVLDLLSHGLDNASIARRLSLSEKTVRNRVSDVLAKLRARTRAEAVALARDAGLGLP, encoded by the coding sequence ATGAGCGAGCCGCAACCTGTGACCGTCCTCATCGTCGACGACCACCCCATCTTCCGGGCCGGGATGGCCACCGTACTCGGCGACCTGCCCGGCATCACCGTCGTCGGGGAGGCCGCCGACGGAGCCGAAGCCATTGCCGCCACCGCACGGCTGCTGCCGCACATCGTGCTCATGGATCTGCGCATGCCCGGGGTCGGCGGTCTCGAGGCGACCGCCCGGATCACCACCGTCCATCCCGAGGCCGCGGTCGTCGTCCTCACCATGGACGAGGACGACGACTCGGTCTTCGCAGCGCTGCGCGCAGGGGCCTGCGGCTACCTGCTGAAGGAGGCCGACGGCGCGGACATACACCGGGCCCTGCTGGGCGCCGCACGCGGCGAGGCCGTCTTCGGTCCGCGCATCGCCCAGCGGGTGCTCGCTCATTTCGCCTCGCCGCACGCGGCCCGGGACACGCTGCCTTTCCCCCACCTCACGGACCGGGAGCGGCAGGTCCTCGACCTGCTCTCACACGGCCTGGACAACGCCTCCATCGCCCGCCGCCTCTCCCTCTCCGAAAAGACGGTGCGCAACCGGGTCAGCGACGTCCTGGCCAAACTCCGCGCCCGCACCCGCGCGGAAGCGGTGGCCCTGGCCCGGGACGCAGGCCTCGGCCTGCCTTGA